One genomic region from Zalophus californianus isolate mZalCal1 chromosome 12, mZalCal1.pri.v2, whole genome shotgun sequence encodes:
- the NACAD gene encoding NAC-alpha domain-containing protein 1 isoform X1 gives MLQLGPRGTRSLRTHTRTVAPLPSSMHQLSEQERGHSRMAPPEAGLGCGQQGERRGREARPPCTGGGRPRASQGQRGAGPPAPGGSDTGGQERSSTRRSTDRGQGAGQPASAETESSCDVAAATTPRGDRLEHCALTPGPSALALEFLPSKPGARPPPEGASWDAGPGGTPSAWAVPAEGSPSPGSPEAQPAGGPPPATLEPRIVMGEETCRAPPPSRAALPELRDREGGHPSLDPPPEVCSQGDPPVPCPAPDPDPYFTPPSTPTESACGLLPGPGPRREARDAPAEPGDSPPASPSGSYITADGDSWASSPSCSLSLLAPAEGLDVPPGWGFSPAGSVADEELSPTGPAGPPTPESSVSADSSSSWGQEGHFSELDFLANDPMIPAALLPFRGSLIVQVEAVEVTPRAPEDEQEEGAPVPGGDPAGEGEDDSTFASSLQSLSDLSITEGMDEAFAFRDDTSAASSDPDSASYAGADDERLYSEEPHARPAALRQHSPGEPAPAAPERGACRATERQEPGAQVPGPGQASAAAAAATSPHTPREAPGLSGGSPQAWREEAGSLWGPAPAAPGRAQPLWEDDSAALGPGPWTAPEEGALTPSPESLQKLEKEAGQDPDSVATPLPLQDAGLPSGQAPTSLVSPVPQPGETDRTLPQDSDSGATPLSLQDVGLPSDQGTPTGARLEILQKGAGCMPGIEPVVTAAQHEGQVTLELRPAPEERDTSCTGGPEPPAWEQAQLDGLEPAADAGTPWASWGTAGASKPHMEALDSPKPATEAVERPGPDTEATNCPKPVTEAPEHPEPATEAVECLESATEVLEYPEPATEAPEHSEPATGALECPEPATEAPEHSEPATEAPECPELATEAPEHCEPATEAPECPEPATEAPEHSEPATEAPECPELATEAPEHSEPATEAPERPEPATEAPEHSEPATEAPECPEPATEAPERPEPATEAPEHSEPATEAPERPEPATEAPEHSEPATEAPERPEPATEAPEHSEPATEALERPEPATEAPERPELATEAPEHSEPATEAPECPEPATEAPEHSEPATEAPERPEPAMEAPEHSEPATEALECPEPATEAPEHPELATEAPEHSEPATEAPECPEPATEAPECPEPAMEAPEHSEPATEAPECPEPATEAPEHCEPAMEALECPEPATETPEHCEPAREALECPESTTEAPEHSEPATEASECPEPATGPPKRPEPATGVPECPEPTTKALERPEPATEAPEHPEPVTETPEHSEPVTEAPECPEPATEAPECPEPAMEAPERPEPATEAPEYSKPATEAPECPESAAEAPEYSKPATEAPECPESAAETPEHPELATETPEYSEPATEAPEHPEPATEAPECPEPAAEAPEHPEPATETPEYSEPATEAPECPEPATGAPERPEPVTGAPEHSEPATVAPECPEPATEAPECSEPATGAPEHPEPATGAAERPEPATGAPEHQEPATGAAECPEPATGAPECPEPATGTAECPEPAAGTAEHPEPATEAPECPEPATGASEHSEPTIEASECPEPATEGPKCPKSATKAPECPEPATGPPRPAMEATDPPKPASIGEEVAEGLLAPEQGTGPSACVRAGDGAEPHLPLVEAPGGENQGAGGLESAPRGARKAPGDSGPEVRPAARPEVGPTWPQSPAEEGRANPEPRSPVAVVSEAALGPCSEFPPRFVPRPGRGCPKEPARTSPAPCRQPEPGPGPGSGEWAQVAPRSPSSSPARAPKSPARGLPSVPQDRLLVPEPPAPGVPTEAAPCPMAPLAPCPCQGPREDSEEGKEPPGSPGFQPPQAGAQRAVAAFSGTTKPPGAGHRVGLPAHSPILSPKTAPTGDTHAKDQAWRISPPCQVPPGPRGPPAAEQQDDQDSLEEDSPPRAPGSGQHSDSHGESSAELEEQDLSGAQTAQCPAQSPAGGGSEETVAKAKQSRSEKKARKAMSKLGLRQIQGVTRITIQKSKNILFVIAKPDVFKSPASDTYVVFGEAKIEDLSQQVHRAAAEKFKVPAEPSALVPESAPGPLVRPECEEEEEEEEEEEVDEAGLELRDIELVMAQANVSRARAVRALRDNQSDIVNAIMELTM, from the exons ATGCTCCAGCTCGGCCCCCGTGGGACGCGCAGCCTGAGGACGCACACACGCACAGTGGCCCCGCTTCCCTCCTCCATGCACCAGCTCTCGGAGCAAGAGCGAGGGCACAGCCGGATGGCACCTCCAGAGGCTGGCCTCGGGTGTGGGCAGCAAGGAGAGAGACGAGGCAGAGAGGCGAGACCCCCATGCACAGGAGGTGGGAGACCTAGAGCGTCCCAGGGCCAGCGGGGTGCAGGTCCCCCTGCCCCCGGGGGCTCTGACACAGGAGGTCAGGAGAGGTCGTCCACCAGGCGCAGCACCGATCGAGGGCAGGGGGCCGGCCAGCCAGCGTCCGCGGAGACAG AGTCGTCCTGTGATGTGGCCGCAGCCACCACCCCGAGAGGGGACCGGCTGGAGCACTGTGCCCTGACCCCCGGACCCAGCGCCCTGGCCCTGGAGTTTCTGCCCAGCAAGCCGGGCGCCCGGCCCCCGCCGGAGGGAGCCAGCTGGGATGCAGGGCCGGGCGGCACCCCCTCGGCGTGGGCGGTGCCCGCAGAAGGCAGCCCCAGCCCGGGGTCCCCCGAGGCCCAGCCTGCCGGGGGTCCTCCCCCAGCCACCCTGGAGCCCCGGATCGTGATGGGTGAGGAGACCTGCCGGGCGCCCCCGCCATCCAGGGCAGCCCTGCCAGAGCTCAGGGACCGGGAGGGTGGGCACCCCAGCCTGGACCCACCCCCCGAGGTGTGTTCTCAGGGTGACCCTCCTGTGCCTtgccctgccccagaccctgACCCCTACTTCACAccgccctccacccccaccgAGAGCGCCTGTGGCCTGCTCCCTGGCCCCGGGCCCCGCAGGGAGGCCCGCGACGCCCCGGCTGAGCCAGGGGACTCGCCGCCCGCCTCACCCTCGGGCTCCTACATCACGGCAGATGGGGACAGCTGGGCCTCGTCCCCCTCCTGTTCCCTGAGCCTGCTGGCCCCGGCCGAAGGGCTGGACGTCCCCCCAGGCTGGGGCTTCTCCCCAGCGGGCTCGGTGGCTGACGAGGAGTTGTCTCCCACGGGGCCCGCCGGCCCCCCGACCCCGGAGTCCAGCGTCTCGGCCGACAGTAGCTCGTCCTGGGGCCAGGAGGGCCACTTCTCCGAGCTGGACTTCCTGGCCAACGACCCCATGATCCCCGCCGCCCTCCTGCCCTTCCGAGGCAGCCTCATCGTCCAGGTGGAGGCCGTGGAGGTGACGCCGAGGGCCCCCGAggacgagcaggaggagggggccccTGTCCCCGGAGGGGACCCAGCCGGGGAGGGCGAGGACGACAGCACGTTTGCGTCCTCCCTGCAGTCCCTGTCTGACCTCTCCATCACCGAGGGCATGGACGAGGCCTTCGCCTTCCGGGACGACACCTCGGCAGCCTCCTCCGACCCCGACTCGGCCTCCTACGCGGGGGCAGACGACGAGAGGCTGTACAGTGAGGAGCCCCACGCGCGGCCCGCTGCCCTGCGCCAGCACAGCCCTGGCGAGCCCGCTCCCGCCGCCCCCGAGCGGGGGGCCTGCCGAGCCACCGAGCGCCAGGAGCCGGGCGCCCAGGTCCCCGGGCCGGGCCaggcctccgccgccgccgccgccgccacatCCCCTCACACCCCGCGGGAAGCCCCAGGCCTCTCCGGGGGGAGCCCCCAGgcctggagggaggaggcaggctcCCTCTGGGGTCCAGCACCTGCTGCCCCGGGCAGAGCTCAGCCCTTATGGGAGGATGACAGCGCGGCCTTAGGCCCAGGCCCTTGGACCGCCCCGGAAGAGGGAGCCCTCACGCCAAGCCCAGAGTCTCtgcagaagctggagaaagaagcaggccaGGACCCTGACTCTGTGGCCACACCCCTGCCCCTGCAGGACGCGGGCCTCCCCTCAGGCCAGGCGCCCACTTCTCTGGTCAGCCCTGTGCCCCAGCCGGGAGAAACAGACAGGACCTTACCCCAGGACTCTGACTCTGGGGCCACACCTCTGTCCCTGCAGGACGTGGGCCTCCCCTCAGACCAGGGGACCCCCACTGGGGCCAGGCTTGAGATCCTGCAGAAGGGTGCAGGCTGCATGCCAGGAATCGAACCTGTGGTCACTGCAGCCCAGCACGAAGGACAAGTGACCTTGGAACTGAGGCCAGCACCTGAGGAGAGGGACACAAGCTGCACTGGAGGCCCGGAGCCTCCAGCCTGGGAGCAGGCCCAGCTGGATGGCCTGGAGCCAGCTGCAGATGCTGGGACACCCTGGGCCTCATGGGGAACTGCAGGCGCCTCCAAGCCTCACATGGAGGCCCTAGATTCCCCCAAGCCTGCCACAGAGGCTGTGGAACGCCCTGGACCTGACACAGAGGCCACAAATTGCCCCAAGCCTGTCACGGAAGCCCCAGAACACCCAGAACCTGCCACGGAGGCTGTAGAATGCCTGGAGTCTGCCACAGAGGTCCTGGAATACCCTGAGCCTGCCACAGAGGCCCCGGAACATTCTGAGCCTGCCACGGGGGCCCTAGAATGCCCAGAGCCTGCCACAGAAGCCCCGGAACATTCTGAGCCTGCCACGGAGGCCCCGGAATGCCCAGAGCTTGCCACAGAGGCCCCGGAACATTGTGAGCCTGCCACAGAGGCCCCAGAATGCCCAGAGCCTGCCACGGAGGCCCCGGAACATTCTGAGCCTGCCACAGAGGCCCCGGAATGCCCAGAGCTTGCCACAGAGGCCCCAGAACATTCTGAGCCTGCCACGGAGGCCCCGGAACGCCCAGAGCCTGCCACGGAGGCCCCGGAACATTCTGAGCCTGCCACGGAGGCCCCGGAATGCCCAGAGCCTGCCACGGAGGCCCCGGAACGCCCAGAGCCTGCCACTGAGGCCCCGGAACATTCTGAGCCTGCCACGGAGGCCCCGGAACGCCCAGAGCCTGCCACGGAGGCCCCGGAACATTCTGAGCCTGCCACGGAGGCCCCGGAACGCCCAGAGCCTGCCACGGAGGCCCCGGAACATTCTGAGCCTGCCACGGAGGCCCTGGAACGCCCAGAGCCTGCCACGGAGGCCCCGGAACGCCCAGAGCTTGCCACAGAGGCCCCGGAACATTCTGAGCCTGCCACAGAAGCCCCAGAATGCCCAGAGCCTGCCACGGAGGCCCCGGAACATTCTGAGCCTGCCACGGAAGCCCCAGAACGCCCAGAGCCTGCCATGGAGGCCCCGGAACATTCTGAGCCTGCCACGGAGGCCCTGGAATGCCCAGAGCCTGCCACGGAGGCCCCGGAACACCCAGAGCTTGCCACAGAGGCCCCGGAACATTCTGAGCCTGCCACAGAAGCCCCAGAATGCCCAGAGCCTGCCACGGAGGCCCCAGAATGCCCAGAGCCTGCCATGGAGGCCCCGGAACATTCTGAGCCTGCCACAGAGGCCCCAGAATGCCCAGAGCCTGCCACAGAGGCCCCAGAACATTGTGAGCCTGCCATGGAGGCCCTGGAATGCCCAGAGCCTGCCACAGAGACCCCCGAACATTGTGAGCCTGCCAGGGAGGCCCTGGAATGTCCAGAGTCTACCACGGAGGCCCCGGAACATTCTGAACCTGCCACAGAGGCCTCGGAATGCCCAGAGCCTGCCACGGGGCCCCCGAAACGCCCAGAGCCTGCCACAGGGGTCCCAGAATGCCCAGAACCTACCACGAAGGCCCTGGAACGCCCAGAGCCTGCCACAGAGGCCCCAGAACACCCAGAGCCTGTCACAGAGACCCCAGAACATTCTGAGCCTGTCACGGAGGCCCCGGAATGCCCAGAGCCTGCCACAGAGGCCCCAGAATGCCCAGAGCCTGCCATGGAGGCCCCAGAACGCCCAGAGCCTGCCACAGAGGCCCCAGAGTATTCTAAGCCTGCCACAGAGGCCCCGGAATGCCCAGAGTCTGCCGCAGAGGCCCCGGAGTATTCTAAGCCTGCCACAGAGGCCCCGGAATGCCCAGAGTCTGCCGCAGAGACTCCAGAACACCCAGAGCTTGCCACAGAGACCCCAGAATACTCTGAGCCTGCCACAGAGGCCCCAGAACACCCAGAGCCTGCCACAGAGGCCCCGGAATGCCCAGAGCCTGCCGCAGAGGCCCCAGAACACCCAGAGCCTGCCACAGAGACCCCAGAATATTCTGAGCCTGCCACGGAGGCCCCAGAATGCCCAGAGCCTGCCACGGGGGCCCCAGAACGCCCAGAGCCTGTCACGGGGGCCCCAGAACATTCTGAACCTGCCACAGTGGCCCCGGAATGCCCAGAGCCTGCCACGGAGGCCCCGGAATGCTCAGAGCCTGCCACGGGGGCCCCGGAACACCCAGAGCCTGCCACAGGGGCCGCAGAACGCCCAGAGCCTGCCACGGGGGCCCCAGAACACCAGGAGCCTGCCACGGGGGCCGCGGAATGCCCAGAACCTGCCACGGGGGCCCCGGAATGCCCAGAGCCTGCCACGGGGACCGCAGAATGCCCAGAGCCTGCCGCAGGGACCGCAGAACACCCAGAGCCTGCCACAGAGGCCCCAGAATGCCCAGAGCCTGCCACGGGGGCCTCAGAACATTCTGAGCCCACCATAGAGGCCTCAGAATGCCCAGAGCCTGCCACGGAGGGCCCGAAATGCCCCAAGTCTGCCACAAAAGCTCCAGAATGCCCAGAGCCTGCCACAGGGCCCCCTAGGCCTGCCATGGAGGCCACAGACCCACCCAAGCCTGCCTCCATTGGAGAGGAAGTAGCTGAGGGCCTGTTGGCACCTGAGCAGGGAACCGGTCCCAGTGCCTGTGTGCGTGCTGGTGATGGAGCCGAGCCCCACTTGCCCCTGGTGGAGGCCCCAGGGGGTGAGAATCAAGGGGCTGGGGGCCTCGAGTCAGCACCCCGGGGTGCTAGGAAGGCTCCTGGGGATAGTGGCCCAGAGGTACGTCCTGCTGCTCGCCCCGAGGTTGGCCCTACATGGCCCCAGAGCCCAGCGGAGGAGGGAAGAGCCAACCCTGAGCCCAGGTCTCCCGTTGCTGTGGTCTCAGAAGCTGCGCTGGGCCCCTGCTCCGAGTTTCCACCGAGGTTCGTGCCCAGGCCTGGCAGGGGCTGCCCCAAAGAGCCTGCCCGCACCTCTCCAGCACCCTGTCGGCAGCCGGAGCCCGGGCCGGGCCCAGGCAGTGGAGAGTGGGCACAAGTAGCACCCAGAAGCCCCAGCTCGTCCCCAGCACGAGCCCCCAAAAGCCCTGCCAGGGGCCTGCCCAGTGTGCCCCAAGACAGGCTCCTCGTCCCAGAGCCCCCCGCTCCTGGGGTCCCCACAGAGGCAGCCCCGTGCCCCATGGCACCCCTCgccccctgcccttgccagggccCCAGGGAAGACTCGGAGGAGGGCAAGGAGCCCCCGGGCTCTCCGGGCTTCCAGCCGCCACAGGCAGGAGCCCAGCGGGCGGTGGCTGCCTTCTCAGGAACCACGAAACCTCCTGGGGCCGGGCATCGGGTTGGCCTCCCAGCCCACTCCCCGATCCTCAGCCCCAAGACGGCCCCCACGGGCGACACCCATGCCAAAGACCAGGCCTGGCGGATCTCGCCCCCCTGCCAAGTGCCTCCTGGCCCTCGAGGGCCCCCGGCCGCCGAGCAGCAAGATGACCAGGACAGCCTGGAGGAAG ACTCGCCGCCGAGGGCTCCGGGATCCGGCCAGCACTCGGACAGCCACGGCGAGTCGTCTGCAGAGCTGGAGGAGCAGGACCTCTCAGGAGCGCAGACGGCGCAGTGCCCGGCCCAG TCCCCGGCAGGTGGCGGCAGCGAGGAGACCGTGGCCAAAGCCAAGCAGAGTCGTAGTGAGAAGAAAGCCCGAAAG GCTATGTCCAAGCTGGGCCTGCGGCAAATCCAGGGGGTCACCCGGATCACTATCCAGAAGTCCAAGAACATCCTGTTTGTCATCGCCAAGCCTGACGTCTTCAAGAGCCCAGCCTCGGACACCTACGTGGTCTTCGGCGAGGCCAAG ATCGAGGACCTGTCCCAGCAAGTGCACAGAGCTGCTGCTGAGAAGTTCAAAGTGCCCGCGGAGCCTTCCGCCCTGGTCCCCGAGTCCGCGCCCGGGCCGCTGGTGAGGCCCGAATgcgaggaggaagaggaggaggaagaggaggaggag gtGGATGAGGCAGGGCTGGAGCTCCGTGACATTGAGCTGGTGATGGCGCAGGCCAACGTGTCGCGGGCCAGGGCGGTGCGGGCCCTGAGGGACAACCAGAGCGACATCGTCAACGCCATCATG GAGCTCACCATGTAG